A single window of Colletotrichum destructivum chromosome 9, complete sequence DNA harbors:
- a CDS encoding Putative autophagy protein Atg5, UblA, whose amino-acid sequence MASIPQALWSAQIPLHIIHPSHPNTPLITSLPRFSYLALLVPRCSAFFRAPVSAFHHEDLLLRNLPLGLLVDLYQPPLPWRLTVSDGDSWDIGDTFLNCVKEADFVRYGNAKRIMSLSKADTSALWNAVRDNDHASFAKINALLLNAPTPLRNVPLRVYIPSSPPPPLSALAAPVPASPSPSPTLDSPPPPPAPAAAAAADQPPSTGAFKVLQALVPPTVPGTRSTPQTLGRALQSHLPSLFPSSRDPVLANVVLHGSPVPFSAPLEDLMREAAYPDGWLCLAVVLL is encoded by the exons ATGGCCTCCATCCCCCAAGCCCTCTGGTCCGCCCAGATCCCCCTCCACATCATCCACCCCTCCCACCCCAACACGCCTCTCATCACCTCCCTGCCGCGCTTCTCCTAcctcgctctcctcgtccCACGCTGCTCCGCCTTCTTCCGCGCCCCGGTCTCCGCCTTCCACCATGAGGACCTGCTGCTCCGGAACCTGcccctcggcctgctcgtcgacctcTACCAGCCCCCGCTGCCCTGGCGCCTCACcgtcagcgacggcgacagctgGGACATTGGCGACACCTTTCTCAACTGCGTCAAGGAG GCAGACTTCGTCCGCTACGGCAACGCAAAACGCATCATGTCCCTCTCCAAGGCCGACACCTCGGCCCTCTGGAACGCCGTCCGCGACAACGACCACGCCTCCTTCGCCAAGATCaacgccctcctcctcaacgccCCGACGCCCCTCCGCAACGTGCCCCTGCGCGTCTAcatcccctcctcgccgcccccgcccttgtcggcgctggcggctCCTGTGCcagcctcgccctcgccgtcaccTACCCTGGactcaccgccgccgcccccggctccggccgccgccgccgccgccgaccagcCCCCCTCTACGGGCGCCTTCAAGGTCCTCCAGGCCCTCGTGCCCCCGACCGTCCCGGGCACCCGCTCCACCCCGCAGACGCTCGGCCGCGCCCTGCAGTCCCATTTGCcgtccctcttcccctcgaGCCGCGACCCGgtcctcgccaacgtcgtCCTCCACGGCTCGCCCGTGCCCTTCTCCGCCCCGCTCGAGGACCTCATGCGCGAGGCCGCCTACCCAGATGGCTGGCTCTGCCTGGCCGTCGTGTTGctgtga
- a CDS encoding Putative Marvel domain-containing protein, giving the protein MAFDRIVQFILRGAQLAFAAIVAGITGSYLHSSNASSWDNGRFIYTIVVASLSLLFALLWLLPFSASFIHWPMDIFLSILWFIAFGLLVNLIGDGCGPVFDWSNVSPRGDACGRNKANIAFCFLSAIVWLASALVGLFWVRRRNAVADTRHTHGRRRWYRSSRV; this is encoded by the exons ATGGCGTTCGACCGTATTGTGCAATTCATCCTTCGCGGCGCCCAGCTGGcgttcgccgccatcgtcgccggtATCACCGGCTCCTACCTCCACAGCTCCAACGCATCCTCGTGGGACAATGGCCGCTTCATCTACACCATCGTCGTGGCCAGCTTGTCGCTGCTCTTCGCCCTCCTATGGCTGCTccccttctcggccagcttcatCCACTGGCCCATGGACATCTTCCTCAGTATCCTTTGGTTCATCGCCTTCGGCCTGCTTGTCAAC CTCATCGGTGATGGCTGCGGTCCCGTCTTCGACTGGAGCAACGTCAGCCCTCGCGGTGATGCATGCGGTCGCAACAAGGCCAACATCGCCTTCTGCTTTCTGTCCGCCATTGTCTGGCTTGCGtcggccctcgtcggcctcttcTGGGTCCGCCGTcgcaacgccgtcgccgacaccCGCCACacccacggccgccgccgctggtaCCGTTCTTCCCGCGTCTAA
- a CDS encoding Putative adaptive response protein AidB, producing the protein MKHSTANTGFFQELPVLPNQFFEDSSFQRVLRLFLPSDVVERVEVELAQLGEDVLSDRVFSWVTDSERNKPYLKGNGRDAFGRPTSELVVGEGWRGLQDFGIRKGIVATGYDASLGSSARMVQFLRLHLWEGSASNVSCPSAMQDGAARLLQLHLAKDADPTLRKVLENALHHLLSRDPATAWTSGQWMTERTGGSDVSLTETVARHTPSAEQGLADAQEGIPLGPWSISGFKWFSSATDAAMTILLARTQNGISAFFAPMRRHSSSATTMVGRPKGVAGTELNGVRIQRLKNKSGTQSLPTAELELDGMRGWLLGQEGRGVHEISTVLTLTRVHSAVAAVGYVGRGLAIARAYAKVRQVHAGRGRRMPLSESPLHMQTLADMTGEYHGLMLLTFFTAHLLGLDEHPDTGGGSGAPAALKLDRKHVVPLLRVLTPLCKAYVCKTSIQLLQGCMEALGGVGYMLNEETEYLNVARLHRDCCVLAIWEGTTDVLATDFVRALKHPQGGAGSVEALDALFAENDWPRQGSSSVDNGSPNDSWRAVRRELGGSSQPELVAHARYILWTVAEALIGLLLHMDYARDESAAAFDLLCRHKVRSTRATLRGPSSKGGAQNETRLSSEDRLRRNTIIVYGRLGSDAARRTKL; encoded by the exons ATGAAGCATTCCACCGCGAACACCGGCTTCTTCCAGGAATTGCCGGTCCTGCCCAACCAATTTTTCGAAGACTCCAGCTTCCAAAGGGTTCTGAGAC TGTTCCTGCCGAGCGACGTGGTCGAAcgcgtcgaggtcgagctcgcccagctcggcgaggacgtccTGTCCGATCGGGTCTTTTCGTGGGTCACCGACTCCGAGAGGAACAAGCCGTACCTGAAAGGGAACGGCCGCGATGCCTTTGGACGGCCCACCTCGGAACTAGTCGTCGGCGAAGGGTGGCGCGGCCTACAAGACTTCGGCATCAGGAAGGGCATCGTTGCGACCGGGTACGACGCCTCACTCGGGTCATCCGCGCGGATGGTCCAGTTCCTGAGGCTTCATCTGTGGGAGGGCTCTGCTTCCAATGTGTCTTGCCCGTCCGCCATgcaagacggcgccgcccgactgctgcagctgcaccTGGCCAAGGACGCGGACCCGACCCTGCGAAAGGTGCTCGAGAACGCGCTCCACCACCTGCTGTCCAGGGATCCGGCAACGGCTTGGACCAGCGGACAGTGGATGACGGAGCGGACCGGCGGGAGCGACGTTTCCCTCACCGAAACCGTGGCCAGGCACACCCCATCCGCGGAACAGGGGCTAGCGGACGCACAAGAAGGCATCCCGCTCGGGCCGTGGTCGATCTCTGGGTTCAAGTGGTTCTCGAGCGCCACCGACGCGGCCATGACGATCCTCCTCGCGAGGACGCAGAACGGCATCAGCGCCTTCTTTgcgccgatgaggaggcATAGCTCCTCCGCGACGACCATGGTCGGACGACCCaagggcgtcgccggcacGGAGTTGAACGGGGTCAGGATCCAGCGGTTGAAGAACAAGTCGGGTACGCAGTCCCTGCCGaccgccgagctcgagctggACGGCATGCGTGGATggctcctcggccaggaagGCCGCGGGGTCCACGAGATCAGCACCGTCCTCACGCTCACGCGTGTCCACTCGGCCGTGGCCGCTGTGGGATACGTCGGCCGCGGGCTGGCCATAGCGAGAGCATACGCCAAAGTCAGGCAGGTCCACGCGGGGAGAGGACGGCGGATGCCGCTGTCTGAAAGCCCGCTGCACATGCAGACCCTTGCGGATATGACGGGGGAGTATCACGGTCTGATGTTGCTGACCTTCTTTACGGCACACCTCCTGGGATTGGACGAACATCCGGATACCGGAGGCGGATCGGGGGCGCCTGCCGCCCTCAAGCTGGATCGCAAGCACGTGGTGCCTCTCCTGCGCGTCCTGACGCCGCTCTGCAAGGCGTACGTCTGCAAGACGTCGATCCAGCTGCTCCAAGGCTGCATGGAGGCCCTGGGCGGGGTCGGCTACATGCTCAACGAGGAGACCGAGTATCTCAACGTCGCCCGGCTCCACCGCGACTGCTGCGTGCTCGCCATCTGGGAGGGGACCACGGACGTCCTGGCGACGGACTTTGTGCGCGCGCTGAAACACCCCCAGGGCGGTGCCGGGTCGGTCGAGGCTTTGGACGCCCTCTTCGCGGAGAACGACTGGCCCAGGCAGGGTTCCTCTTCCGTCGATAACGGGAGCCCGAACGATTCGTGGCGGGCCGTTAGGAGGGAACTGGGTGGTAGCTCCCAGCCGGAGCTTGTTGCACACGCAAGGTACATACTCTGGACAGTGGCCGAAGCCCTTATCGGACTGTTGCTGCACATGGACTATGCCAGGGATGAGAGCGCAGCAGCATTCGACCTTCTCTGCCGCCATAAGGTTCGCTCAACACGCGCGACTCTGCGGGGGCCATCATCCAAAGGGGGCGCACAGAATGAGACGCGGCTCTCCAGTGAGGATCGGCTGAGAAGAAACACTATAATTGTGTACGGTAGGCTGGGCTCCGACGCTGCGCGGCGGACAAAATTGTAA
- a CDS encoding Putative helicase, P-loop containing nucleoside triphosphate hydrolase, SNF2-like domain superfamily — translation MPRQVQQKPIVISDEETASESDQPQPSSGKALGKRKIHVDFEEKEVWDADSDLELLPKPKKRKGQRASASKGKKDKTKTKIKGTGTGRPSRKSAFVKLDIDETDEPDDLDVAEAPDYLKERRKKFDQNRERLQDAGLLLPPDYSDVVFSDDDRLDVLERRPKFEESTKIKPCRPYEEVELEYSAGIIPASIAQYLREYQIVGVKFLHRLFVYQRGGILGDDMGLGKTVQVATFLTAAFGKTADERDRKRLKKIRDVSGRWYPRILIICPGSIIENWKNELNRWGWWKVDVFHGAGKEDVLSTAKAGRTEIMITTYTTYKNHKSLVNTVKWDAVIADECHQMKERSSETAKAMNDVNALCRIGLTGTAIQNKYEELWTLLNWTNPGHFGTLGEWNNTITKPLTRGQSHDATLNQLRDARVTARKLVNNLLPGFFLRRMKTLIAHQLPKKSDRVVFCPLTEQQQEAYKNFINRPDVELLRTLSDPCECGSGVGQGWCCRKTLDDGTSWQSIIFPCVTTLQKLSNHLTLLIPAGGGEQDEKQKREMRTLQTCCPGSWHQLYTNRDAIMNLANPEFCGKWKVLKKLLKFWHDSGDKVLVFSHSVRLLRILQHLFHNTSYSVTYLDGSVTYEDRQKAVDDFNSDPTQFVFLISTKAGGVGLNITSANKVVIVDPHWNPSYDLQAQDRAYRIGQVRDVDVFRLVSTGTIEEIVYGRQIYKQQQANIGYTASSERRYFKGVQQDSERKGEIFGLENLFTYRENQLVIRDIVNKTNIAEAKAGTGIAMTTVDMEKLAKEEERELASLKQQPPLDSEDGDMGQLATFLAAKKSNAGGSEKAQQAKSDAVQAILSAAGVEYTHENSEVIGTSKVEEQLSRKAEMAASSDVDGEGDSALFADSQAFDEKAQKLKGFAYIYNPPEDVMQRQFCSMAREFGFASATEFALVVGSWTQAQRRNCLEAFYKIREGKLLAEETVKAEIQAEELAAKEESPRPKDEAEDEVKEELRVKVEARKDNVMVADNDAETEEEDDEDAVKEEGVKEEPKMVKLETDVVLKRTSVFLYDTDDGTDEL, via the coding sequence ATGCCCCGTCAGGTCCAGCAGAAACCCATCGTTATTTCTGACGAGGAAACTGCATCAGAAAGCGACCAACCTCAGCCCTCAAGCGGGAAAGCCCTAGGCAAACGCAAAATCCACGTCGATTTCGAAGAGAAAGAAGTGTGGGACGCAGATTCcgacctcgagctgctccccaagcccaagaagcGGAAAGGCCAGCGTGCCTCCGCTAgcaagggaaaaaaagacaagacTAAGACTAAGATTAAGGGCACGGGTACGGGCAGACCGTCGAGGAAAAGCGCTTTTGTCAAGCTAGACATCGACGAGACCGACGAGCctgacgacctcgatgtCGCCGAAGCACCGGATTATCTGAAGGAGCGCAGGAAAAAGTTCGACCAGAACCGAGAAAGGCTGCAAGATGCCGGCCTTCTACTGCCGCCCGACTATTccgacgtcgtcttctccgaCGATGATCGACTGGACGTCCTGGAACGCCGACCCAAGTTCGAAGAGAGCACCAAGATCAAGCCCTGCCGGCCTTacgaagaagtcgagctCGAGTATTCGGCAGGAATCATACCTGCTTCCATCGCGCAGTATCTACGCGAGTACCAGATCGTCGGCGTCAAGTTCCTGCATCGTCTTTTCGTCTACCAGAGAGGTGGCATACTCGGAGATGACATGGGTCTCGGAAAGACGGTGCAGGTTGCCACCTTTCTCACCGCGGCCTTTGGGAagaccgccgacgagcgtGACAGGAAACGTTTGAAGAAGATCCGTGATGTATCCGGTCGCTGGTATCCGAGAATATTGATCATCTGCCCGGGGTCCATCATCGAAAACTGGAAGAACGAACTGAACCGTTGGGGCTGGTGGAAGGTCGACGTCTTCCACGGCGCAGGGAAAGAGGACGTGCTCTCCACTGCGAAGGCGGGCCGGACAGAAATCATGATCACGACCTACACGACGTACAAAAATCACAAGAGCTTGGTAAACACAGTCAAATGGGatgccgtcatcgccgacgaATGCCACCAAATGAAGGAAAGAAGCTCCGAAACTGCCAAGGCGATGAACGACGTGAATGCGCTCTGCCGCATCGGTTTGACGGGCACGGCCATCCAGAACAAGTACGAAGAGCTATGGACTCTGTTGAACTGGACAAATCCAGGCCATTTCGGGACCTTGGGAGAATGgaacaacaccatcaccaagccACTGACGCGAGGCCAGTCTCACGATGCAACCTTGAATCAATTACGAGATGCCAGGGTCACTGCCAGGAAGCTTGTCAATAACCTGCTCCCCGGATTTTTCCTGCGCCGAATGAAAACCTTGATAGCCCATCAGCTACCCAAGAAGAGTGACCGAGTCGTCTTTTGCCCGCTCACCGAGCAGCAACAGGAAGCATACAAGAACTTCATCAATAGGCCTGATGTCGAGCTTCTTCGTACCCTTTCGGATCCCTGCGAATGCGGGTCGGGTGTTGGTCAAGGCTGGTGCTGTCGGAAgacgctcgacgacggaACGTCGTGGCAGTCAATTATCTTCCCCTGCGTCACAACGCTGCAAAAGCTGTCGAACCACCTCACCCTTCTAATCCCTGCCGGGGGAGGCGAGCAAGATGAAAAgcaaaagagagagatgcGCACACTGCAGACCTGCTGTCCGGGGTCGTGGCACCAACTCTACACGAACAGAGACGCGATCATGAATCTGGCCAACCCCGAATTCTGTGGCAAATGGAAGGTTTTAAAGAAGCTGCTCAAGTTCTGGCACGACAGCGGCGACAAAGTCCTGGTCTTCTCGCACAGCGTCCGGCTGCTACGGATTTTGCAGCACCTGTTCCACAATACCAGCTACAGCGTCACGTATCTGGATGGTTCGGTGACGTACGAGGACAGGCAAAAGGCCGTAGATGACTTCAACTCCGACCCGACTCAGTTTGTTTTTTTGATTTcgaccaaggccggcggTGTGGGCCTGAATATCACTTCGGCAAACAAGGTGGTGATTGTTGACCCTCACTGGAACCCCTCATACGATCTCCAGGCCCAGGACCGAGCGTATCGCATTGGCCAGGTGCGGGATGTCGACGTCTTCCGGCTGGTCTCGACCGGCACTATCGAGGAGATTGTCTACGGCAGGCAGATTTACAaacagcagcaggccaaCATTGGCTACACGGCGTCGTCGGAGCGCCGGTACTTCAAAGGTGTCCAGCAGGACTCTGAACGCAAGGGAGAGATCTTTGGGTTGGAGAACCTCTTTACTTATCGTGAAAACCAGCTCGTGATCCGTGACATTGTCAACAAGACCAATATTGCCGAGGCAAAAGCAGGAACGGGCATCGCAATGACCACGGTCGACATGGAGAAGCTTGCaaaggaggaagaaagagaacTCGCATCCTTGAAGCAACAGCCACCCCTGGACTCTGAAGACGGTGACATGGGCCAGCTCGCCACGTTCCTGGCCGCTAAAAAGTCCAATGCCGGTGGCTCCGAGAAAGCCCAGCAGGCCAAGAGTGATGCTGTCCAGGCCATCCTGTCGGCAGCAGGCGTCGAGTACACGCACGAAAACTCGGAAGTGATTGGGACGTCCAAagtcgaggagcagctgTCCCGCAAGGCGGAAATGGCGGCTAGCTCTGACGTGGACGGAGAGGGCGACAGCGCCTTGTTCGCAGACAGCCAGGCGTTTGACGAGAAGGCGCAGAAGCTGAAAGGGTTCGCGTACATTTACAACCCCCCGGAGGATGTCATGCAACGGCAATTCTGCTCCATGGCACGCGAATTCGGCTTCGCGAGCGCGACGGAGTTCGCCCTGGTGGTCGGCAGCTGGACGCAGGCCCAGAGGCGGAATTGCCTCGAGGCGTTTTACAAGATTCGCGAAGGCAAGCTGCTAGCTGAGGAGACAGTCAAGGCGGAGATCCAGGCCGAGGAACTGGCTGCCAAAGAGGAGTCACCGAGGCCGAaagacgaggccgaagacgaggtcaAAGAGGAGTTGAGGGTGAAGGTCGAGGCAAGGAAGGACAACGTCATGGTCGCTGACAATGACGCTGAaaccgaggaggaagacgatgaggacgCTGTCAAGGAAGAAGGGGTCAAGGAGGAACCCAAAATGGTAAAGCTAGAGACGGATGTGGTCTTGAAGAGGACGTCGGTCTTCCTCTACGACACGGACGACGGTACAGATGAGCTTTGA